One genomic window of Entelurus aequoreus isolate RoL-2023_Sb linkage group LG07, RoL_Eaeq_v1.1, whole genome shotgun sequence includes the following:
- the LOC133653441 gene encoding uncharacterized protein LOC133653441: MNPIPDRGKECLPPKKRESRQGSSEHHFPPPEEFKPPVPLRSRSNAGRGEGNREVGARQRALTTLSPHLLHTPPPLPTPGPLTLPWPLSYPSSVSLPLFQGHVMERRGSGSPLPHHSRWLRAEGPHSSPSSTSSFKTPFPADSREMWSYINNDRRDYSSSLFSPSYLFGHTSLYPQEPSLVKTRSRYLGKRPNGLDGPGSRTATTSGPLLAGDYGHDCSRIRLDTSPQSSQTNGGQRQQEDLTPEAQSMGLFSSDSKAQEGHEPHFSLQDRHQQGIVTSHHAVGPDPWVCRGGFLDAAGAPGTEAHIYYSLGSVFQPSPQAPQSYPPYSPSGIPLYNLQVKPDPKKHNPRNLPHLSEGLLDSHDWSQRDHDRDQNKDQEKSKERGKEKERHLKHNRDHVHASPPALHLSPPALLPHFTKGSLIELASGQLKQVEELRTEDFLRSADTSPELHLSTCTVLLISPSSAQGISHLQVHLKDRNTQELLKVLVEYPFFVQDHGWSSCCPQRTAELYGLSCRQLTEGDVCLALTPTPKQLHRTHSSRVPRAHPLTRAAVGGPWSWHREKMPPPPPPPPLTLHLPTIGPKNARAAEPQTQEPTRPRKRRWSAPDVLPSTGTNERLMDLPQGSKLMKWQ, encoded by the exons ATGAATCCCATCCCTGACCGCGGCAAAGAATGCCTCCCTCCTAAGAAGAGGGAGTCCCGGCAAGGGTCGTCAGAACATCACTTTCCGCCGCCGGAAGAATTTAAGCCCCCTGTGCCACTCCGGAGTAGGTCCAACGCAGGGCGAGGGGAGGGCAACAGAGAGGTCGGCGCCAGGCAGCGAGCTCTGACTACCTTGAGCCCCCATCTTCTCCACACTCCTCCGCCCTTGCCGACTCCAGGCCCCCTAACCCTGCCATGGCCTCTGAGCTACCCCTCATCTGTGTCACTTCCTCTCTTTCAAGGGCATGTTATGGAGAGGAGAGGCTCTGGGTCGCCACTTCCTCACCACTCCAGGTGGCTTCGAGCAGAAGGGCCCCACTCGTCCCCGTCGTCCACTTCCTCCTTTAAAACTCCTTTTCCAGCTGATTCTCGAGAGATGTGGTCCTACATTAACAACGACCGAAGAGATTACAGCTCCTCACTCTTCTCCCCATCATACTTGTTTGGTCATACCTCTCTCTACCCTCAAGAGCCAAGTTTAGTTAAAACCAGGAGCAGATACTTAGGAAAGAGGCCCAATGGATTGGATGGGCCAGGCAGCAGGACTGCCACTACCTCTGGGCCTTTGCTCGCAGGAGATTATGGACACGATTGCAGCAGAATCCGATTGGATACGAGTCCACAAAGCTCCCAGACTAATGGTGGACAAAGACAGCAGGAAGATCTGACACCTGAAGCCCAATCCATGGGTTTGTTTTCCTCAGACTCTAAAGCTCAGGAGGGCCATGAACCACATTTCTCACTGCAGGACAGACATCAGCAAGGAATAGTGACCAGCCATCATGCTGTAGGACCAGACCCCTGGGTGTGTAGAGGAGGCTTCCTGGATGCCGCGGGCGCCCCAGGAACTGAAGCCCACATCTACTACTCCTTGGGATCCGTTTTCCAGCCAAGCCCTCAGGCTCCCCAGTCCTATCCGCCCTACAGTCCCTCAGGAATACCACTGTACAACCTGCAAGTAAAGCCAGACCCAAAGAAGCACAATCCAAGAAACTTACCCCACTTGTCCGAGGGTCTGCTGGACAGCCATGACTGGTCCCAAAGAGACCATGACAGAGACCAAAACAAAGACCAAGAAAAGAGCAAGGAGCGAGGTAAAGAAAAGGAGAGGCACCTGAAACATAACAGGGATCATGTTCACGCCTCTCCCCCTGCTCTTCACTTGTCTCCCCCTGCGCTCCTACCTCACTTCACAAAGGGTTCGCTAATTGAGCTGGCCAGTGGGCAGTTGAAACAGGTGGAGGAGCTGCGGACTGAAgactttttaaggagcgctgatACGTCCCCAGAGCTCCACCTGAGCACCTGCACTGTGCTGCTCATTTCTCCCAGCAGTGCACAGGGCATCAGTCACCTGCAGGTCCATCTCAAAGACCGCAACACTCAG GAGTTACTGAAAGTCTTGGTGGAGTATCCATTTTTTGTGCAGGACCACGGCTGGTCCTCTTGTTGCCCCCAGAGAACCGCAGAGCTCTATGGCCTTTCCTGTCGTCAGCTCACAGAGGGAGATGTTTGCCTTGCTCTCACCCCAACACCCAAGCAACTCCACCGGACACATTCGTCCAGAGTCCCACGCGCACACCCCCTGACCAGGGCTGCAGTGGGAGGGCCTTGGAGTTGGCACAGGGAGAAGATGCcgcctcctccccctccacccccTTTAACCCTACATCTGCCCACTATAGGGCCAAAGAATGCCCGGGCTGCAGAACCCCAGACTCAGGAGCCCACGCGCCCTCGGAAACGGCGCTGGTCAGCCCCTGACGTTCTTCCCTCGACAGGAACCAACGAACGCCTCATGGATTTACCTCAAGGCTCCAAGCTGATGAAGTGGCAGTAG